From Thamnophis elegans isolate rThaEle1 chromosome 12, rThaEle1.pri, whole genome shotgun sequence, one genomic window encodes:
- the CD79A gene encoding B-cell antigen receptor complex-associated protein alpha chain codes for MEIGLCHLWTLLLLLLLGTLSGCDNSTTDATKTISTTEEVNSTDQNPTSPKEYVVTTTPTHPTYQKSVMQRSIIVNPVDTSQIVLEGNPATLECQFEAPPEANATVLWKKSCSPNCSLNHDVSNTTNCIVSANVLQGWSKLSFRSTQKNDTGMYYCFVVATTGHGQSCGTFLWVRRPRPVSFLNMSESIKNKIITVEGFLLLICAIGPSLFLLFKKRWENERLLQAKKKACEEENLYEGLNLDDCSMYEDISRGLQATYQDIGNVKVIDLQLEKPEKP; via the exons ATGGAAATTGGCCTCTGCCACCTGtggactctcctcctcctcctcctcctgggaaCCCTTTCGG GTTGTGATAACTCAACTACTGATGCCACTAAAACCATTTCAACAACAGAGGAAGTCAATAGCACAGATCAAAACCCTACAAGTCCCAAAGAATACGTTGTAACGACTACGCCAACGCATCCCACCTATCAGAAGTCGGTGATGCAACGGTCCATCATTGTGAACCCCGTAGATACCTCTCAAATCGTTTTGGAAGGGAATCCTGCCACTCTGGAGTGTCAGTTTGAGGCCCCACCGGAAGCCAACGCAACGGTTCTCTGGAAAAAATCTTGCTCCCCAAATTGCAGCCTCAATCATGACGTCTCCAACACCACAAACTGCATCGTCTCCGCAAACGTCCTTCAGGGCTGGTCAAAGCTCTCCTTTCGTTCAACCCAAAAGAACGACACCGGCATGTACTACTGCTTTGTGGTTGCTACCACTGGTCATGGGCAATCCTGTGGGACGTTTCTGTGGGTCAGGA GACCTCGCCCCGTCTCCTTCCTGAATATGAGTGAATCCATTAAAAACAAGATTATCACTGTGGAGGGATTCCTTCTGCTTATCTGTGCCATTGGTCCTAGCCTTTTTCTGCTGTTCAAG AAGAGATGGGAAAATGAGCGTCTCTTGCAGGCCAAGAAGAAAGCTTGTGAAGAGGAGAATCTGTATGAA GGGCTGAATCTGGATGATTGCTCAATGTATGAGGACATCTCCAGGGGTTTACAAGCTACCTACCAAGACATAGGCAATGTCAAAGTGATTGATTTACAGCTAGAGAAACCAGAGAAACCATGA